One stretch of Brevibacillus laterosporus DNA includes these proteins:
- a CDS encoding IS1182 family transposase has product MIQKQQSMIFSPFIAIYDVVVPKDNLLRKINELMDFSFVYDELKDKYCLDNGRKAIDPIRMFKYLLLKSIYDLSDVDLVERSKYDMSFKYFLHMVPEEKVIEASSLTKFRKLRLKDINLLDMLINKTVQIAIEKGIIKSKAIIVDATHTKARYNQKSPKEILTDRSKKLRKAVYTIDENMKQKFPAKTTSNVLEDEIDYCQKLIDVIEKEGNISEYPKVKEQLNLLKETVTDDLEQLQISEDPDAKLGHKSADSSFFGYKTHLAMSEERIITAATITSGEKSDGKQLQTLIEKSIEAGMEIETVIGDTAYSEKDNIIYSKKNEIKLVSKLNPLVTQGNRKKEDEFEFNKDAGMYVCKAGHMAVRKARQGKKGVGKNQTDTYYFDIEKCKQCPLKEDCYKDGAKSKSYSVSIKSSEHTEQAKFQESEYFKEKSKERYKIEAKNSELKHRHGYDVASSSGLIGMELQGAMAIFTVNLKRILKLMD; this is encoded by the coding sequence ATGATTCAAAAACAACAATCAATGATCTTCAGTCCATTTATAGCTATATATGATGTAGTCGTTCCGAAGGATAATTTGTTACGAAAAATCAACGAACTTATGGACTTCTCTTTTGTGTATGACGAGCTTAAGGATAAATACTGCCTAGATAATGGTCGTAAAGCTATTGATCCTATTCGTATGTTTAAATATTTATTGTTGAAGTCTATTTATGATTTGTCTGATGTAGATTTGGTTGAACGTTCGAAATATGACATGTCATTTAAGTATTTTCTCCATATGGTACCAGAGGAGAAAGTGATAGAAGCGAGTTCTTTAACCAAATTTCGAAAGCTACGTTTAAAAGACATTAACCTTCTAGATATGCTTATTAATAAAACAGTTCAAATCGCTATTGAAAAGGGGATTATCAAAAGTAAAGCTATTATTGTTGATGCTACTCATACGAAAGCTCGCTATAATCAAAAATCTCCGAAGGAGATCCTCACGGATCGATCAAAGAAATTAAGAAAAGCCGTCTACACAATAGATGAAAATATGAAGCAGAAGTTCCCTGCTAAAACAACATCCAATGTATTAGAGGATGAAATAGACTACTGTCAAAAGCTCATTGACGTAATCGAAAAAGAAGGCAATATCTCCGAGTATCCAAAAGTAAAAGAACAGTTAAATCTACTGAAAGAAACTGTCACTGATGACCTCGAACAGTTGCAAATCTCAGAAGATCCTGATGCAAAACTTGGTCATAAAAGTGCAGATTCCTCGTTTTTTGGCTACAAAACACACTTGGCAATGAGTGAAGAAAGGATAATCACAGCCGCAACAATTACTTCTGGAGAAAAAAGTGATGGAAAGCAATTACAAACGTTGATTGAGAAAAGTATAGAAGCTGGCATGGAGATTGAAACAGTTATCGGTGATACAGCTTATTCGGAAAAAGATAATATTATTTACAGTAAAAAGAATGAAATCAAACTAGTTTCTAAATTAAACCCTCTCGTTACGCAAGGGAATCGTAAAAAGGAAGATGAATTTGAATTTAATAAGGATGCCGGGATGTATGTGTGTAAAGCAGGACATATGGCAGTCCGTAAAGCTCGACAAGGGAAAAAAGGTGTAGGGAAAAATCAAACGGATACGTATTACTTTGATATTGAGAAATGCAAGCAATGTCCATTGAAAGAGGATTGTTATAAAGACGGAGCAAAAAGCAAAAGTTACTCAGTGAGTATTAAATCCAGTGAACATACTGAACAGGCAAAATTCCAAGAGAGTGAGTACTTTAAAGAAAAATCAAAGGAAAGATATAAAATTGAAGCGAAAAACAGTGAGCTAAAACACAGACACGGGTATGATGTGGCATCATCTTCGGGTCTTATTGGCATGGAGTTACAAGGGGCAATGGCTATATTCACTGTAAACTTAAAAAGAATATTGAAATTAATGGATTAA
- a CDS encoding phage portal protein — MSKYYRGRKIFDGKQAEVLERATEILKDTPHATQLSKLYIAVNLMDVLLTKPADLMFGEPPSYESGKPDASVEQQRLTSIVEENDLNVLGHELVTGAGIRGDAFIKTYYAKCQDLSEVPEGIEINVKPEPIIEAVDPSNVFPELSKGSRKRFKAINIAWVEWVTEASGLFESIVEGSKTTQTPYLNVERHVPGAIIYERFRLHPKSVDTRYDAPIQTFTIGESVSTGHEKDVVATGLSHMAIHHIPYKSTDTDWRGSSGIEKIESVLAAINDRLVQIDYILWKHSDPTAYGPDLGESDVRFSGRYLPVDKSDVTPGYMTWDAQLDGAFKELDVLLGIVFQMSETPQWLFGTTLAEDKGGTGTSHTDGSAIQARFMPILSKVKRIRAHIDRAFRDALYSAQLLENYANARVDGFESYEAVYPTISWKDGIPRDEKELAEIMDIRTGGKPTIDVRTAIKVLSEVDDEKASETIERIKKDEEASNGTVDASIFNGSVGGVDA; from the coding sequence CTGTCCAAATACTATCGTGGTCGCAAGATATTTGACGGTAAGCAGGCGGAAGTACTCGAACGTGCAACCGAAATCCTAAAGGATACGCCGCACGCCACCCAACTGTCGAAGCTTTATATCGCGGTCAATTTAATGGACGTACTATTGACGAAGCCGGCCGACTTGATGTTCGGTGAGCCTCCTTCGTATGAATCCGGTAAGCCAGACGCCTCCGTCGAGCAACAACGACTGACCTCTATCGTTGAAGAGAACGATTTGAACGTGTTAGGCCATGAGCTAGTCACCGGTGCGGGCATACGAGGAGACGCGTTCATTAAAACGTACTACGCTAAATGTCAGGACCTATCGGAGGTACCTGAAGGCATCGAAATCAACGTTAAACCCGAGCCGATTATTGAAGCGGTTGACCCATCGAATGTATTCCCTGAGTTATCGAAAGGTTCGCGTAAACGATTCAAGGCGATTAATATTGCGTGGGTCGAGTGGGTGACGGAGGCGAGCGGATTGTTCGAGTCAATCGTCGAGGGCTCGAAGACAACGCAGACTCCTTATCTTAACGTCGAACGCCACGTTCCGGGGGCGATAATATACGAGCGGTTCCGATTGCATCCCAAATCCGTAGATACTCGATATGACGCACCTATCCAAACGTTCACTATAGGCGAGTCGGTCAGCACGGGCCACGAGAAAGACGTTGTTGCAACCGGCCTGTCCCATATGGCAATTCACCATATCCCGTATAAGTCTACGGATACCGATTGGCGCGGAAGCAGCGGTATCGAAAAAATAGAATCGGTACTGGCCGCGATTAACGACCGCCTCGTACAGATCGATTACATCCTATGGAAACACAGCGATCCGACGGCGTATGGCCCCGACTTAGGGGAGTCAGACGTACGGTTCAGCGGACGTTATCTCCCCGTAGATAAGTCGGATGTTACTCCCGGATACATGACGTGGGACGCGCAGTTAGATGGTGCCTTTAAGGAACTAGACGTTCTGCTGGGTATCGTATTCCAGATGAGCGAGACACCGCAATGGTTATTCGGTACGACACTTGCAGAAGACAAAGGCGGAACGGGTACGTCACATACCGACGGTTCAGCGATTCAGGCTCGTTTTATGCCGATACTATCGAAAGTTAAGCGGATAAGAGCCCACATTGATAGAGCATTTAGGGACGCACTATACTCCGCCCAATTGCTAGAGAACTACGCTAATGCCAGAGTTGACGGGTTTGAAAGTTACGAGGCAGTTTATCCAACAATTAGCTGGAAAGACGGGATTCCTCGCGACGAAAAAGAACTTGCGGAGATCATGGACATTAGGACGGGCGGTAAGCCGACGATAGATGTTCGTACCGCAATCAAAGTGCTATCTGAGGTAGACGATGAGAAGGCTAGTGAAACCATCGAACGTATCAAAAAGGACGAAGAAGCCTCGAACGGGACGGTGGACGCGTCTATTTTTAATGGGAGCGTCGGTGGAGTAGATGCGTGA
- a CDS encoding minor capsid protein, with the protein MRDFREPPKPSYDYDVNEITEAYKKALDDVQSELQRVDLPDFSRSNAQAVYAQITVILTNLAKKTKEWVARVIPKAAYDGVARTLLALGLATDRKQALKKAKLNPINQHAVAAAIADTQTDLLAVTDNVTKRVRAAVRKAVAETMRSQMATGVNGRRTITADVLKRIRKTLGDSADNAIIDAAGRKWKIEHYVDVVAQTKLMDVHNEATINEALSREVLYAVVSSHGASDACRYHEGREIPRKDRACFFIKIV; encoded by the coding sequence ATGCGTGATTTTCGCGAGCCACCGAAGCCATCGTATGACTACGACGTTAATGAGATCACCGAGGCGTACAAAAAAGCGCTAGACGACGTGCAATCTGAATTACAACGCGTTGATCTTCCTGATTTCTCCCGATCCAACGCACAGGCTGTATATGCACAAATTACCGTGATACTTACGAATCTAGCGAAAAAGACAAAGGAATGGGTAGCGCGTGTCATTCCGAAAGCGGCTTACGACGGCGTTGCTCGAACTCTACTTGCGTTAGGACTCGCTACCGACCGTAAACAGGCGCTCAAGAAAGCGAAGCTAAATCCGATTAATCAGCACGCCGTCGCCGCCGCAATTGCCGATACGCAGACTGATTTACTCGCGGTGACGGACAACGTAACGAAGAGAGTCCGCGCGGCTGTTCGTAAGGCTGTTGCCGAAACTATGCGGTCGCAGATGGCTACCGGTGTCAACGGACGCAGAACGATAACGGCTGACGTGCTTAAGCGCATACGTAAGACACTCGGTGACTCAGCAGATAACGCCATTATAGACGCGGCCGGGCGTAAGTGGAAAATCGAACACTACGTCGATGTGGTTGCACAAACAAAGCTCATGGACGTACACAACGAAGCTACGATAAATGAGGCATTATCTCGCGAAGTATTATACGCAGTTGTATCGTCACATGGCGCATCTGATGCGTGCCGTTATCATGAGGGACGGGAAATACCTCGAAAGGATCGCGCATGTTTCTTCATTAAAATTGTATGA
- a CDS encoding XkdX family protein → MRFWSLAFKYNWITAENLRLAVKTETNPFGEITPEEYEEITGIKF, encoded by the coding sequence GTGCGTTTCTGGTCACTCGCGTTTAAATACAATTGGATCACGGCGGAAAATTTACGTCTCGCGGTAAAGACGGAGACCAACCCGTTCGGCGAGATTACGCCCGAAGAATACGAAGAAATCACGGGAATCAAATTCTAG
- a CDS encoding holin, protein MGEHDTVSILQDVRERMVRVEEKVDHLSRDREKLDQVNDKARDAFALSQENARDIAEIKADSRRSWGVIIGMGTSFIGSILFYFLTK, encoded by the coding sequence ATGGGAGAACACGATACCGTATCCATTTTACAAGACGTCCGCGAGCGCATGGTTCGCGTGGAAGAGAAAGTCGACCACTTATCGCGGGACCGTGAAAAGCTCGATCAAGTGAACGATAAAGCACGCGATGCATTTGCGCTATCACAGGAGAATGCCCGTGACATTGCGGAAATCAAAGCGGACTCGCGCCGAAGTTGGGGCGTAATTATCGGGATGGGAACGAGTTTTATCGGTTCCATCCTTTTTTATTTTCTTACGAAATGA
- a CDS encoding YolD-like family protein, whose amino-acid sequence MEKRTKLNDLFGSMRLVLPEHREWYLKHRRELSLLPKPDLDHDEIMAINYKLTDSKRYSFELTVTYWRRVSENGGEFQTVKGVAKAFATVMKQVRIEEENGEWTWLDFGNITAVS is encoded by the coding sequence ATGGAAAAACGAACAAAGCTTAACGACCTATTCGGCTCCATGCGTCTGGTACTGCCGGAGCATCGCGAATGGTACCTTAAACACCGAAGGGAATTATCGTTGTTGCCGAAGCCAGACCTCGATCACGACGAGATCATGGCGATCAATTATAAATTGACGGATAGTAAACGTTATTCATTCGAGTTAACCGTTACATACTGGCGTAGAGTGTCCGAAAATGGGGGCGAGTTTCAAACGGTGAAGGGCGTTGCTAAGGCGTTCGCTACCGTTATGAAACAGGTTAGAATCGAGGAGGAAAACGGTGAATGGACGTGGTTGGATTTCGGGAATATTACGGCGGTTTCATAA
- a CDS encoding PemK family transcriptional regulator has translation MDLVVGDVWFAKFPLEENPSESINRPVVVLDIDTVEVLSVKVTKTAPRNTDEFDLPIVYWEEANLRFKSTARVAKTITLPKSAFINRIGTLHPDDLTDIQTKFMEYIDSLDDL, from the coding sequence ATGGATTTAGTAGTAGGTGATGTATGGTTTGCTAAGTTTCCACTTGAGGAAAATCCTTCTGAATCAATTAACCGTCCTGTAGTTGTACTTGACATTGATACCGTGGAGGTATTATCTGTCAAAGTGACAAAAACCGCACCAAGAAATACTGATGAATTTGACCTTCCGATCGTTTACTGGGAAGAAGCAAACCTACGATTTAAGTCGACCGCACGTGTAGCAAAAACAATAACGCTTCCTAAATCCGCGTTTATTAATCGGATTGGGACTTTACACCCCGACGACTTAACTGACATACAAACTAAGTTTATGGAATATATCGATAGTTTAGACGATCTTTAA
- a CDS encoding DUF2651 domain-containing protein, giving the protein MNEFLLVLIYFPVAVGILSIIGTLVWKRFYLMPAGTFVLFTILTYTCFNDSFFIWVVVYTGLSLVASLVTYGVYQMFLRGK; this is encoded by the coding sequence GTGAATGAGTTTTTACTAGTCCTTATTTATTTTCCAGTGGCAGTTGGAATTTTATCAATTATTGGTACGTTAGTTTGGAAACGGTTTTATCTAATGCCAGCAGGGACTTTTGTATTATTTACGATCTTAACCTACACCTGTTTTAATGATTCGTTTTTTATTTGGGTTGTCGTGTACACTGGTCTATCCTTAGTTGCTTCGCTTGTGACGTATGGGGTTTATCAGATGTTTCTACGAGGCAAATAA
- a CDS encoding lytic transglycosylase domain-containing protein — translation MDDLIVKIDSNQFARTLASNGQWSSGDVTNVEQLQDFLQNQTNADEQEALFSDVFDNELQKYQKVISREQVLAELDGTKQQNGMNNWNSSMVYSSSSYSDMQGDPSSSRSESMSWNRQQIVDKIEQVSRRFGVNSDLVREVVRAESNFNPDATSHAGAKGLMQLMDDTARSVGVRNSYDPDQNLTGGTQYLGKLLDRYDGNVKVALAAYNAGSGRVRRAGIETDEDFDRLAAKLPQETQRYVAKITTKLQAEE, via the coding sequence ATGGATGATCTAATCGTGAAAATAGATAGTAATCAGTTTGCCAGAACCTTAGCATCTAATGGACAATGGTCATCAGGGGACGTTACTAATGTAGAACAATTGCAAGACTTTTTGCAAAATCAAACGAACGCTGATGAACAAGAGGCCTTATTTTCTGATGTATTCGACAATGAGCTACAAAAATATCAAAAAGTTATCTCTAGAGAGCAAGTACTGGCTGAGCTAGATGGTACGAAGCAGCAAAACGGGATGAATAACTGGAATTCTTCCATGGTCTATTCTTCCTCCTCATATAGCGATATGCAAGGAGACCCGTCCTCTAGTAGGAGCGAATCTATGTCGTGGAACCGTCAGCAGATCGTGGATAAAATCGAGCAAGTGAGCAGACGTTTTGGAGTGAACTCTGACTTGGTTAGAGAAGTGGTACGTGCCGAGTCTAATTTTAATCCAGATGCTACTTCCCATGCTGGAGCAAAAGGACTCATGCAATTAATGGATGACACTGCTCGAAGTGTAGGGGTACGCAATTCTTATGATCCTGATCAAAATTTGACGGGTGGTACTCAATATCTGGGTAAATTACTGGATCGATATGATGGTAATGTAAAGGTTGCATTAGCGGCTTATAATGCTGGATCTGGTCGAGTCAGAAGGGCTGGAATTGAAACAGATGAAGATTTTGATCGTCTAGCAGCTAAGCTTCCACAAGAGACACAGCGCTATGTCGCCAAAATTACGACAAAATTGCAAGCGGAAGAATAG
- the mtrB gene encoding trp RNA-binding attenuation protein MtrB, which yields MEQQRSSSNQDFFVIKAKENGVHVIGLTRGTDTRFHHTEKLDKGEVLLAQFTEHTSAIKVRGKAVIQTRHGVIDTEE from the coding sequence ATGGAACAACAACGTAGCAGTAGCAACCAAGACTTTTTTGTCATTAAAGCAAAAGAAAACGGGGTACATGTTATTGGATTAACTCGTGGTACAGATACACGTTTCCACCATACAGAAAAACTAGATAAGGGCGAAGTATTGCTAGCCCAATTTACGGAGCATACATCAGCTATTAAGGTACGTGGCAAGGCGGTTATCCAAACCAGACATGGAGTTATAGATACAGAGGAATAA
- a CDS encoding PTS sugar transporter subunit IIA: MSFLEMLQTDHLFIFTDETRQDAILETMAKSLWSNGFVHESYVNAVKDREKHYPTGLELADVHVAIPHTDACHVKQQTIALGVVKQGTEFHCMADANKTISVKLILMLAIEKSEAHLEMLEEIMTFIQDASRLEALSQASTSAEFFSVIQPVNSHNH, from the coding sequence ATGTCATTTTTGGAGATGTTGCAAACGGATCATCTGTTTATATTTACGGATGAAACTCGACAAGACGCAATTCTGGAAACTATGGCGAAATCGTTATGGAGTAACGGCTTTGTACATGAAAGTTATGTAAACGCTGTCAAGGACCGTGAAAAACATTATCCCACAGGTTTGGAGTTGGCTGATGTGCATGTGGCTATTCCGCATACGGATGCGTGTCACGTTAAACAACAAACAATCGCATTGGGAGTAGTGAAGCAAGGCACAGAATTTCATTGTATGGCAGATGCAAACAAAACCATTTCGGTCAAGCTTATTCTCATGTTAGCGATTGAAAAAAGTGAGGCTCATTTGGAAATGCTTGAAGAGATTATGACGTTCATCCAGGATGCTTCACGTTTAGAGGCGCTTAGTCAGGCTAGTACTTCAGCAGAGTTTTTCTCAGTTATTCAGCCAGTTAATAGTCACAACCACTAA
- a CDS encoding PTS galactitol transporter subunit IIB, which yields MAKKKVMVICGTGVATSTVVMQKLKTFFQEKGLEANLEQSKVSDILNKGDQYDIIISTTTVPANLQEKVINAVPLLTGIGKEKVFAEIEKRMNE from the coding sequence ATGGCAAAGAAAAAAGTTATGGTGATTTGTGGTACAGGGGTAGCAACTTCTACGGTGGTCATGCAAAAATTAAAAACGTTTTTCCAAGAAAAAGGATTAGAAGCTAATTTGGAGCAATCTAAAGTAAGCGATATTTTAAATAAAGGTGATCAATACGACATCATTATCTCTACAACGACGGTGCCAGCTAATTTGCAAGAAAAAGTAATTAATGCTGTTCCACTGTTAACAGGGATCGGTAAAGAAAAAGTGTTTGCCGAAATTGAGAAACGGATGAACGAATAG
- a CDS encoding PTS galactitol transporter subunit IIC, translating into MEYLQKIVNLGPTVVLPIIIFIFAILLKTKPGQAFRAGLTIGIGFVGVNLIIGLLSSSLGPAAQDMVKNLGVELTIIDVGWPASSAIAFGTTIGALAIPIGLGVNLAMLVFGLTKTLNVDVWNLWHIAFTGSLVMVMTNSVAMGLLTAIVHAIVLLVLADMSSKHVSEFYGYQGITFTHGTSTAFYVIAMPLEKLFNMIPGLRSLKADPDTIQKRLGVLGESTVLGLILGIIIGLLAGWDVKDVLTLGVNTAAVMLLLPRMVAVLMEGLLPVSEAASEFVRSKFPDREVNIGMDAALAVGHPAAIASSLIMIPIVLALAVLLPGNKVLPFGDLATIPFIVCLMVPVFKGNVVRTVLGSTIALGLGLLLATYVSPLITTAANMAGFKFPEGAAAISSLVDGAVPTTALFVFGAKLGYVGIITIGLVALGTAIYMRRRDKKEMVKQRQM; encoded by the coding sequence ATGGAGTACTTACAAAAGATTGTTAACTTAGGACCAACTGTCGTATTGCCCATAATCATCTTCATTTTTGCGATTCTCTTAAAAACCAAGCCCGGACAGGCATTTCGGGCTGGTTTAACCATCGGGATTGGATTTGTCGGGGTGAATCTGATTATTGGATTGCTTAGCAGTTCACTCGGTCCTGCAGCTCAAGATATGGTCAAAAACTTGGGTGTGGAGTTAACCATCATCGATGTAGGATGGCCAGCTAGTTCTGCCATCGCTTTTGGGACGACGATAGGAGCACTTGCTATCCCGATTGGACTTGGGGTTAACTTGGCAATGCTGGTGTTCGGACTCACCAAAACATTGAACGTAGACGTGTGGAACCTGTGGCATATTGCCTTTACTGGATCATTGGTTATGGTCATGACCAACAGTGTAGCTATGGGTCTATTAACAGCGATTGTTCATGCGATAGTGTTATTGGTACTAGCTGACATGTCGTCGAAACATGTCTCTGAATTTTATGGTTATCAAGGGATTACATTCACCCATGGTACTTCTACAGCCTTTTATGTCATTGCCATGCCGCTTGAAAAATTATTTAACATGATTCCTGGCTTACGCAGCCTGAAAGCCGATCCTGACACGATTCAAAAACGGTTGGGCGTGCTGGGTGAATCTACGGTATTAGGTCTTATTCTTGGTATTATTATCGGTCTATTGGCAGGATGGGATGTAAAAGATGTCTTAACCTTAGGGGTAAACACAGCTGCTGTTATGTTACTGTTGCCGCGCATGGTAGCGGTTCTTATGGAGGGGTTATTACCTGTATCAGAAGCGGCTTCCGAATTCGTACGTAGCAAATTCCCTGATCGAGAAGTAAACATCGGGATGGACGCTGCGCTTGCTGTAGGACATCCGGCTGCCATCGCGTCATCTTTGATTATGATCCCTATTGTACTAGCATTGGCGGTACTGTTGCCTGGTAATAAAGTTCTACCTTTCGGAGATTTGGCAACCATCCCGTTTATCGTCTGCTTGATGGTTCCAGTCTTTAAAGGAAACGTGGTACGGACTGTGCTAGGTTCTACGATTGCTCTTGGACTAGGTTTGTTGCTTGCTACCTATGTATCCCCACTCATTACGACTGCGGCAAATATGGCAGGTTTCAAATTCCCTGAGGGTGCGGCGGCAATTTCCTCTTTGGTAGATGGTGCGGTTCCTACAACAGCGCTATTCGTTTTTGGTGCTAAATTGGGTTACGTCGGTATCATAACCATTGGTCTAGTTGCCTTAGGTACAGCGATTTACATGAGACGACGGGATAAAAAAGAGATGGTAAAGCAACGTCAGATGTGA